The genomic DNA GCAACCTCTTCAGATACGCTGGTGGCTTTCAAGGCTATGGAGCACAAAGATATTTCCCTTATTGCCAGTTTTTCTTCATCGGATCACGATACAAAAGTTCTAGAAAATACCTCAGCCAATTTAGGGGCAACGTATCGAATAGGTTATTACCCCGATACCGCGTCAGAGTATTTAATGCGCATGTATTTAGCGTTGTCGCCACCCATTTCCAATATTGAGCTAGTGCCTCTTACGCCAGAAGAGATGATGAACCAGTGGCAACAAGGCTTGCTGAATAAGGCCGTTATTTGGGAGCCATATGTCTATAAAATTGTAGCGAATAACCCCGCTAATACCAAAGTAGTTGATACAAAAGGTTTGTATAAGCTGAGCTTTCAAATGGTGTCTCGATCATCCATATTGGACGCGAAACCCAACTCAGATGAGCGAATGATACATGCGATTAATATAGCAACTCACTTCATTGCTCAAAATCCAGAGACCGCCAAAAGAATGATCATGAATCAGCTTTTCTTAGACGATGAATTCATGGCGTGGGATTGGCCAAACAATCAATTTAAATTAAATATTGGTCGGCAGTTACTGTTGAATGCTCAAGAAAACGCTCGTTGGCTGAAAAAAGTTTCGGCGGCTCGCCATAGCCTATCAGTCGATGCCTCTCAAATTAGTCGTAAAACCATGAGTATGGACCCGCCAACAATTGAGGACTCATTGGCGTATTGTGAGAACCTATGAAGTTAGCGGTTAGACTTAAAATTCTTAGCGTTTTATCTCTCGTTTCTTTGCTACTCGTGTTGGGGTACTTGGTCGCGAGTAATTATTTATTTTTATCACTAAAGCAAAAACAAAAAACCATGCATCAGGTTAACGTGTTGTTAAGTGAATTAACGGTGAATGCAGACCTTTACCTAGAAATACGCGATGAAGAATTGCTTAATACACAACGGCTACTCAGTGAG from Reinekea marina includes the following:
- a CDS encoding ABC transporter substrate-binding protein yields the protein MSACYKTILIVVMACLFFVACDSNKSEAIPIRIAVSKTPLSSPVYIAHEQGIFEQCGLDVSIIEYAGGLRSFNALVNDKADFATSSDTLVAFKAMEHKDISLIASFSSSDHDTKVLENTSANLGATYRIGYYPDTASEYLMRMYLALSPPISNIELVPLTPEEMMNQWQQGLLNKAVIWEPYVYKIVANNPANTKVVDTKGLYKLSFQMVSRSSILDAKPNSDERMIHAINIATHFIAQNPETAKRMIMNQLFLDDEFMAWDWPNNQFKLNIGRQLLLNAQENARWLKKVSAARHSLSVDASQISRKTMSMDPPTIEDSLAYCENL